The Pectinophora gossypiella chromosome 10, ilPecGoss1.1, whole genome shotgun sequence genome contains a region encoding:
- the LOC126370117 gene encoding isatin hydrolase-like, translating to MSFLSVVFACLAGFILISADNLNNVLFNGDYEFIDLTHPFDNNTVYWLNTQSFVFTKKTEGNIINGNWYASNEFAAGEHGGTHLDAPYHFFESGAHVGELPLEKLIVPLIIVDISGKVNGDPNFVLYKHHLDYILNDNLGKPCVLIFKFGWSQYFGDRKKYLGLDEQKQTLNFPGLSGEMAEWITSSHKNVVGIGVDTASVDSGSSQDYPVHQINAKHGLYHMENVNLSKPVPEYGCTALVMPMKIAEGTGAPLRLVAICPKKQPDKF from the exons ATGTCTTTTCTCTCGGTCGTGTTTGCTTGTCTGGCCGGTTTCATATTAATATCTGCTGATAATTTGAATAATGTTCTGTTTAATGGCGACTATGAGTTCATAGATCTGACCCACCCGTTTGATAACAACACGGTTTACTGGCTCAACACACAAAGCTTCGTGTTTACTAAGAAAACTGAAGGCAACATAATAAATGGAAACTG GTACGCATCAAATGAGTTTGCCGCTGGGGAGCATGGCGGCACGCACCTCGACGCACCCTATCACTTCTTTGAGTCTGGAGCACATGTCGGAGAATTGCCTCTGGAAAAACTGATCGTACCTC TAATAATCGTTGACATCAGTGGCAAAGTGAATGGCGATCCTAATTTCGTTCTATACAAGCATCACTTGGACTATATCTTGAATGACAATTTGGGCAAACCTTGCGTGCTCATATTTAAATTTGGATGGAGTCAGTATTTCGGTGATCGGAAGAAGTATTTGGGTTTGGATGAACAAAAGCAAACATTGAATTTCCCGG GTCTTAGCGGAGAAATGGCAGAATGGATTACGTCATCCCACAAGAACGTTGTTGGGATCGGCGTGGATACCGCATCCGTGGACTCTGGCTCCAGCCAAGACTACCCCGTACACCAGATCAACGCTAAACATGGCCTATATCACATGGAGAATGTTAATCTGTCTAAACCCGTACCAg AGTATGGTTGTACAGCCTTGGTGATGCCTATGAAGATCGCCGAGGGAACTGGCGCACCTCTACGTTTGGTGGCGATATGCCCCAAGAAGCAGCCAGATAAATTCTGA